In one Pseudomonas sp. MM211 genomic region, the following are encoded:
- a CDS encoding CitMHS family transporter: MLTLIGLLTIVCLVALLLSGRMSPVLPLIVVPLIGAFCAGFGPEEISGFFNDGIGRVISIATMFIFAITFFGVMQDTGLFRPIISFMVKLTRGNVIAVAVATAIIGMLAHLDGAGATTFLLTIPALLPLYKQLRMSPYLMLMLLAIGAGILNMVPWAGPLGRSAAVTGIEVTELWRPLIAVQGVGVVLLIAMAALLGWREQRRIVKTGGTVSADGELGDSRNSLEDISDEERALERPGRMWVNAGLFFCVLVSLFTGVLPAGYVFMIGLSLALLINYPNGKLQMQRIAVHSPAALSMGMIILAAGSMLGILAGTGMLTSIAQDLVTVLPAGMVGQLHIILGFFGLPMEFLLSTDAYYFGLLPVVLEVVESHGVEPASVVYALMIGNIIGTFISPFSPALWLALGLARLEMGQHIRYSFWWMWIFSLLLLGVAWVLGLF, encoded by the coding sequence TTGTTGACCCTGATTGGCTTGTTGACCATCGTCTGCCTGGTTGCACTACTGCTCAGTGGGCGCATGTCGCCTGTTTTGCCGTTGATCGTCGTGCCACTGATTGGCGCGTTCTGTGCCGGTTTCGGCCCGGAGGAAATTTCCGGATTCTTCAACGATGGCATTGGTCGGGTGATTTCCATTGCCACCATGTTCATCTTCGCGATCACCTTCTTTGGGGTGATGCAGGACACCGGGCTGTTCCGGCCGATCATCAGTTTCATGGTCAAGCTGACCCGTGGCAACGTGATCGCCGTAGCTGTGGCGACCGCTATCATCGGCATGCTCGCCCACCTCGATGGCGCTGGCGCGACTACCTTTCTGTTGACCATCCCGGCGTTGTTGCCGCTGTACAAGCAGCTGCGCATGAGCCCGTATCTGATGCTGATGCTGCTGGCAATCGGCGCTGGCATCCTCAACATGGTGCCTTGGGCTGGCCCGCTGGGGCGCTCTGCCGCCGTTACTGGTATCGAAGTCACCGAGCTGTGGCGGCCGCTAATCGCCGTTCAAGGTGTTGGTGTCGTGCTACTGATCGCAATGGCAGCGCTGCTCGGCTGGCGTGAGCAGCGGCGCATCGTGAAAACAGGCGGTACCGTATCGGCTGATGGTGAGCTGGGCGATAGCCGCAATAGCCTGGAGGACATCAGCGACGAAGAGCGTGCACTCGAACGCCCAGGTCGCATGTGGGTCAACGCAGGTTTGTTCTTCTGTGTGCTGGTGTCGCTGTTCACTGGCGTGTTGCCGGCCGGTTACGTGTTCATGATCGGCCTGAGCCTGGCGTTGTTGATCAACTACCCGAACGGCAAGCTGCAGATGCAACGTATCGCCGTGCACTCTCCGGCAGCGTTGAGCATGGGCATGATCATTCTGGCTGCAGGCTCGATGCTCGGCATCCTGGCGGGAACCGGCATGTTGACGTCGATTGCCCAGGATCTGGTCACCGTACTGCCAGCCGGCATGGTCGGCCAGTTGCACATCATCCTTGGTTTCTTCGGCTTGCCGATGGAGTTCCTGCTCAGTACCGATGCTTACTACTTCGGTCTGTTGCCAGTGGTGCTGGAAGTGGTCGAGAGTCATGGCGTCGAGCCGGCCAGCGTGGTCTACGCGCTGATGATCGGCAACATCATCGGCACCTTCATCAGCCCGTTCTCACCGGCCTTGTGGCTGGCACTCGGTCTGGCACGCCTGGAGATGGGCCAGCACATCCGCTATTCCTTCTGGTGGATGTGGATCTTCTCGCTACTGCTGCTTGGGGTTGCCTGGGTGCTGGGCTTGTTCTGA
- a CDS encoding heme ABC transporter ATP-binding protein, with the protein MLSARKLSIKRGDKQVLADIDLQLQPGEVLGVLGPNGAGKSTLLGALCGELAAATGEVLLGDRPLSAWQGVERARRLAVLPQSSSLSFGFAVRDVVIMGRMPHDTGRDRDAQIVREALQAADAEHLAERSYLELSGGERQRVHLARVLAQLWPGGAEQTLLLDEPTSMLDPLHQHTTLQAVRRFAEQGAAVLVILHDLNLAARYCDRLLLLNDGRTHAIGLPAEVLRAEPLQAVFGLEVLVQQHPERGHPLIVAR; encoded by the coding sequence ATGCTCAGTGCACGCAAGCTGTCGATCAAGCGCGGCGACAAACAGGTGCTGGCCGATATCGATCTGCAGTTGCAGCCCGGTGAGGTACTGGGCGTGCTCGGCCCGAATGGTGCCGGCAAGAGCACCTTGCTCGGCGCCCTGTGTGGCGAGCTGGCGGCCGCAACGGGTGAAGTATTACTCGGCGACCGCCCGCTGAGTGCCTGGCAGGGTGTGGAGCGGGCACGACGCTTGGCGGTGCTGCCGCAGAGTTCTTCATTGAGCTTCGGCTTTGCGGTTCGTGATGTGGTGATCATGGGGCGCATGCCTCATGACACTGGCCGCGACCGTGATGCGCAGATCGTCCGCGAGGCGTTGCAGGCCGCAGACGCCGAGCACCTGGCTGAGCGCAGCTATCTGGAATTGTCCGGTGGCGAGCGCCAGCGTGTGCATTTGGCGCGGGTGCTGGCGCAGTTGTGGCCGGGTGGTGCCGAGCAGACGTTGTTGCTCGACGAACCCACCTCCATGCTCGACCCTCTGCATCAGCACACCACGCTGCAGGCCGTGCGTCGTTTTGCCGAGCAGGGCGCTGCGGTGCTGGTGATCCTCCATGACCTGAATCTGGCGGCGCGCTACTGCGACCGCCTGCTGTTACTCAACGATGGGCGAACCCACGCCATTGGCCTGCCCGCCGAGGTGCTGCGTGCCGAGCCCCTACAGGCTGTGTTCGGCCTCGAGGTGCTGGTGCAGCAGCATCCCGAGCGGGGCCATCCGCTCATCGTTGCCCGCTGA
- a CDS encoding ChaN family lipoprotein, with protein MRSLLLLALLALVACQSQPVLAPLPAWQSPQGHGHAELGQIVDLHSGERLTPEQLVARLATAPRVLVGEQHDNPDHHALQLWLLHALEQRRAQGSLLLEMLASGQQHLADEVAQQLREGRQIDDLPKALEWSNGWPWALYGPIVRHGLAQNYGLRAANLDRAEIMAIYREQPVLQGQASTAAAVREPLLAQIRESHCDKLPVSQLPAMLAVQQQRDRRMAEQLLAAPQPAMLFAGAFHVRRDLGVPLHLSDLGAPTTAQVLILSEVGKPVTAEQADYVWYTAALAPEDHCAQFR; from the coding sequence ATGCGTAGTCTCCTGTTGCTTGCCCTGTTGGCGCTGGTCGCCTGCCAAAGTCAGCCTGTTCTGGCACCGCTGCCTGCGTGGCAAAGCCCGCAGGGGCACGGGCATGCCGAACTGGGGCAGATCGTCGATCTGCACAGTGGCGAGCGGCTGACGCCCGAGCAACTGGTGGCGCGGCTGGCCACGGCGCCCCGTGTGCTGGTCGGTGAGCAGCACGACAATCCGGATCATCACGCGCTGCAATTATGGTTGCTGCACGCCTTGGAGCAGCGCCGGGCACAGGGCAGTTTGCTGCTGGAAATGCTCGCCTCAGGCCAGCAGCACCTGGCCGATGAGGTGGCGCAGCAGCTGAGAGAGGGCAGACAGATCGATGATCTGCCCAAAGCCCTGGAGTGGAGCAATGGCTGGCCGTGGGCGTTGTATGGGCCGATCGTTCGCCATGGGCTGGCACAGAACTATGGCTTGAGAGCGGCCAATCTCGACCGTGCGGAGATCATGGCCATCTACCGTGAGCAGCCTGTTCTGCAGGGCCAGGCCTCGACTGCAGCAGCGGTGCGGGAGCCGCTGCTGGCGCAGATTCGCGAATCCCACTGCGACAAGCTGCCGGTGAGTCAATTGCCCGCGATGCTGGCGGTGCAGCAACAACGTGACCGACGCATGGCCGAGCAACTGCTGGCCGCGCCGCAGCCAGCGATGCTATTCGCAGGCGCTTTTCATGTGCGGCGTGATCTGGGTGTGCCGCTGCACCTCAGTGACCTGGGCGCACCCACTACCGCCCAGGTGCTGATCCTGTCCGAGGTGGGCAAGCCGGTGACGGCCGAGCAGGCGGACTATGTGTGGTACACCGCCGCGCTGGCGCCTGAGGATCATTGCGCGCAGTTTCGGTAG
- a CDS encoding zinc-binding alcohol dehydrogenase family protein has product MKAVAYHQSLPIDNPQALLDVQLDAPTPGPRDLLVEVKAISVNPVDTKIRRNVAPEDGQAKVLGWDAAGVVKAVGADVTLFKVGDEVSYAGAINRAGANSELHLVDERIVGRKPSSLPFAEAAAMPLTAITAWELLFDRLQVAEGKADQGQSLLIVGAAGGVGSILVQLARQLTGLTVIGTASRPETQAWVKELGAHHMIDHSKPLNEELARIGIPQVTHVASLTQTDQHYDALVEALAPQGRLALIDDPIQPLDVMKLKRKSISLHWELMFTRSLFETADMIEQHRLLDRVADLVDAGTLKTTLGEHFGTINADNLRRAHALLESGKAKGKIVLEGF; this is encoded by the coding sequence ATGAAAGCCGTCGCCTACCACCAGTCGCTGCCCATCGATAACCCGCAAGCCCTGCTGGACGTGCAACTGGACGCGCCAACACCCGGCCCACGGGATCTGCTCGTCGAGGTAAAAGCCATCTCGGTGAACCCGGTGGACACCAAGATCCGCCGCAACGTGGCGCCCGAGGACGGCCAAGCCAAGGTACTGGGTTGGGACGCCGCCGGTGTGGTCAAGGCGGTTGGCGCCGACGTCACGCTGTTCAAGGTCGGCGATGAAGTTTCCTACGCGGGCGCCATCAATCGCGCTGGCGCCAATAGCGAGTTGCACCTGGTCGACGAACGCATCGTCGGCCGTAAACCCAGCAGCCTGCCCTTCGCCGAAGCTGCGGCCATGCCGCTCACGGCGATCACCGCCTGGGAGCTGCTGTTCGACCGTTTGCAGGTCGCCGAGGGTAAAGCCGACCAGGGCCAGAGTCTGTTGATCGTCGGTGCAGCGGGTGGCGTCGGTTCGATACTGGTGCAACTGGCGCGGCAGCTCACCGGGCTGACCGTGATCGGTACCGCCTCGCGCCCGGAAACCCAGGCCTGGGTGAAGGAGCTGGGCGCTCACCACATGATCGACCACAGCAAGCCACTGAACGAGGAACTGGCGCGTATCGGCATCCCCCAAGTCACTCATGTGGCCAGCCTGACTCAGACCGACCAACACTACGATGCACTGGTCGAAGCGCTGGCTCCGCAGGGTCGACTGGCGCTGATCGACGATCCGATCCAGCCGCTGGACGTGATGAAACTCAAGCGCAAGAGCATATCCCTGCACTGGGAACTGATGTTCACCCGCTCGCTGTTCGAAACCGCCGACATGATCGAACAGCATCGCCTGCTCGACCGCGTGGCCGACCTGGTCGATGCCGGCACCTTGAAAACCACTCTGGGCGAACACTTCGGCACCATCAACGCCGACAACCTGCGCCGCGCCCACGCCCTGCTGGAAAGCGGGAAGGCAAAAGGCAAGATCGTACTGGAAGGGTTTTAA
- a CDS encoding PepSY-associated TM helix domain-containing protein: protein MRNATPSFYNLAWRWHFYAGLFVIPFMIMLSVTGIIYLFKPQLDQLMYADLLQVQASGLSLTADEMLGRVQAVYPQGSVSQYLPPVDVDRSAQFVVGVGERTRNVFVDPYSGAILGTQDAHDNLQALARAVHADLLIGTPGDRLIELAAGWGVVLVVSGLYLWWPRGSNKSAVLWPRLSARGRLFWRDLHAVTGFWGALLLLFMLLTGMTWTGVWGKQLAGAWNHFPAAMWDEVPTSDRQAGELNQSHKQTVPWALENTPMPESDPHAAHNGGVMPASTANPTVSLQQVVDISSERDVHPGYSITFPTTPTGVYTIAIFADDPRNDATLHIDQYSAAVLADVRWRDYGLAARAVESGVMLHMGKLYGLPHQLFIFAVCLLILLSSVSGLIMWWKRRPSGSLGVPPLRHDLPRWKVGVAIMIVLGALFPLVGASLLLIWALDFLLLSRLSARRLA from the coding sequence ATGAGAAACGCGACACCTTCGTTCTACAACCTGGCCTGGCGCTGGCATTTCTATGCCGGCCTATTCGTCATTCCCTTCATGATCATGCTGTCGGTGACCGGCATCATCTACCTGTTCAAGCCGCAGCTCGATCAACTGATGTACGCCGATCTGCTGCAGGTGCAGGCCAGCGGCCTGTCGCTGACAGCCGATGAAATGCTTGGTCGGGTACAGGCGGTCTACCCCCAGGGCAGCGTCAGCCAATACCTGCCGCCGGTGGATGTCGACCGTAGCGCGCAGTTCGTCGTCGGGGTTGGCGAGCGCACCCGCAACGTTTTCGTCGACCCTTACAGCGGCGCCATCCTTGGTACTCAGGATGCCCACGACAATCTGCAGGCGCTGGCCCGTGCGGTGCATGCCGACCTGCTGATCGGTACGCCGGGAGATCGTTTGATCGAACTGGCGGCGGGCTGGGGCGTGGTGCTGGTGGTTTCCGGCCTGTATCTCTGGTGGCCGCGAGGTAGCAACAAGTCGGCAGTGCTATGGCCGCGGCTGTCGGCCCGCGGCCGCCTGTTCTGGCGTGATCTGCATGCCGTTACGGGCTTCTGGGGCGCCTTGTTGCTGCTGTTCATGCTGCTCACCGGCATGACCTGGACGGGCGTCTGGGGCAAGCAATTAGCCGGAGCCTGGAACCACTTCCCGGCGGCCATGTGGGACGAGGTGCCAACCTCGGATCGCCAGGCTGGTGAGCTCAACCAGAGCCATAAACAGACCGTGCCCTGGGCGCTGGAAAATACCCCGATGCCGGAGTCCGACCCCCATGCGGCGCACAATGGCGGTGTCATGCCGGCTTCAACGGCCAACCCGACCGTCAGCTTGCAGCAGGTGGTCGATATCTCCAGCGAGCGCGACGTGCACCCGGGCTACAGCATCACTTTCCCGACCACTCCCACTGGCGTCTACACCATCGCGATATTCGCCGACGACCCACGCAACGACGCCACGCTGCATATCGACCAGTACAGTGCGGCGGTGCTTGCCGATGTACGCTGGCGCGATTACGGCCTTGCCGCCCGTGCAGTTGAAAGTGGCGTGATGCTGCACATGGGCAAGCTCTATGGCCTGCCGCATCAGTTGTTCATTTTTGCCGTATGCCTGCTGATTCTGCTCAGTTCGGTCAGTGGTTTGATCATGTGGTGGAAGCGCCGCCCCAGCGGCAGCCTCGGCGTGCCGCCACTGCGTCATGACCTGCCGCGCTGGAAGGTCGGCGTGGCGATCATGATCGTGCTCGGTGCGCTGTTTCCGCTGGTCGGCGCCTCGCTGCTGCTGATCTGGGCGCTGGATTTTCTGCTGCTGTCGCGCCTTTCGGCACGTCGGTTGGCCTGA
- a CDS encoding LysR family transcriptional regulator — MLRFDDLQLFVRIAGEGSLSAAARQLDISPAVASAGLKRLEQQLQARLFVRSTRSLRLTAEGEGFLEHARQALQSLEAGRQQLAGSKSAISGPLQLSVPSDFGRNTLLQWLDSFMQTHPQVQLRLLLGDRVTDLFREPVDIALRYGEPEDSSLVALPVAPGNRRVLCAAPAYLQRHGEPLQISDLREHNCLIYMLGGRAYERWRFHEGDGEHSLQVAGDRLSDDADVVRRWAVAGAGVVYKSWLDVAGDVHAGRLKVLLPNLLGEPTPLNLICTHREQLSKPVHLLRDFVQARCAELLAQAPWAR; from the coding sequence ATGCTGCGTTTTGACGACCTGCAACTGTTCGTGCGCATTGCCGGGGAAGGTAGCCTGTCTGCGGCCGCCCGCCAGCTCGATATCTCGCCTGCGGTGGCCAGCGCAGGTCTCAAGCGTCTGGAGCAGCAGTTGCAAGCACGTCTGTTCGTGCGCTCGACGCGCAGCCTGCGATTGACTGCTGAGGGGGAAGGCTTTCTCGAGCATGCCCGGCAGGCGTTGCAGAGCCTCGAGGCCGGACGACAGCAGTTGGCCGGTAGCAAATCCGCCATCAGCGGGCCGCTGCAGCTTTCGGTACCGTCCGATTTCGGCCGCAATACCCTGCTGCAGTGGCTCGATAGCTTCATGCAGACGCACCCGCAGGTGCAGTTGCGGCTGCTGCTCGGTGATCGGGTGACTGATCTGTTCCGCGAGCCTGTGGATATCGCCTTGCGTTACGGTGAACCGGAAGATTCGAGCCTGGTGGCATTGCCGGTGGCGCCGGGCAATCGCCGGGTGCTGTGCGCCGCGCCGGCCTATCTACAGCGCCATGGCGAGCCACTGCAGATCAGCGACCTGCGCGAGCACAACTGCCTGATCTACATGCTCGGTGGCCGTGCCTACGAGCGTTGGCGTTTTCATGAAGGTGACGGTGAACACAGCCTGCAGGTCGCCGGCGACCGGCTCAGCGACGATGCCGATGTGGTGCGCCGCTGGGCGGTGGCGGGAGCGGGCGTGGTGTACAAGTCCTGGCTGGACGTGGCAGGTGATGTACACGCCGGGCGCCTCAAGGTCTTGCTGCCGAATCTGCTGGGTGAGCCGACACCCCTCAATCTGATCTGCACCCACCGCGAGCAATTGAGCAAGCCGGTTCACCTGTTGCGCGACTTCGTCCAGGCGCGCTGCGCCGAACTGCTGGCGCAGGCTCCGTGGGCTCGCTAA
- a CDS encoding DUF2946 domain-containing protein yields MNLSRSDRSLLAWVLYFSVLFSAFACAIGHGQMTGLQLSGMDGGYCALDASGSGGMDMGGVDSGMPMPSTGSGCPLCSTFVALALAAFFGLLGLLPRQRPANPRPTAEPGGAVRYLWPSANPRASPLIA; encoded by the coding sequence ATGAACCTGTCCCGCTCTGACCGCTCGTTGCTCGCCTGGGTGCTGTATTTCAGCGTCCTGTTCAGCGCGTTCGCCTGTGCCATCGGCCACGGGCAGATGACCGGTCTGCAGCTCAGCGGCATGGACGGCGGCTACTGTGCCCTGGATGCAAGTGGCAGTGGTGGCATGGACATGGGCGGCGTCGATTCCGGCATGCCTATGCCCTCGACGGGTTCCGGTTGCCCGCTGTGCTCCACCTTCGTTGCCCTGGCGCTGGCCGCCTTCTTCGGCCTGCTGGGCCTGTTGCCACGCCAGCGCCCGGCCAACCCTCGCCCCACTGCCGAACCCGGCGGGGCCGTGCGTTATCTCTGGCCGTCGGCCAATCCTCGCGCTTCTCCGCTCATTGCCTGA
- a CDS encoding SDR family oxidoreductase, whose protein sequence is MPSNRTALIIGASRGIGLGLVRQLHTDGWQVTATVRDPARATDLQALQGVHIESLDIDDAAALRLLTQRLGGQVFDLLFVNAGILGPSHQSATTATAEELGQLFLTNVVAPIRLAEKLVGQLRPQTGVLAFMSSGLGSVANPEGNNLALYKASKAALNSLTNSFVCELPEPRPTVLSLHPGWVKTDMGGDGAMVEVVDSCRGLIEQVERHAGRGGHHFVDYQGNPIAW, encoded by the coding sequence ATGCCCTCTAACAGGACTGCCTTGATCATCGGTGCCTCCCGCGGCATCGGCCTGGGCCTGGTACGCCAGCTGCACACCGATGGCTGGCAGGTCACCGCCACGGTGCGCGATCCCGCCCGCGCCACCGACCTGCAAGCGCTGCAGGGCGTGCACATCGAGTCACTGGATATCGATGACGCGGCTGCGCTGCGGCTGCTGACGCAACGGCTGGGCGGACAGGTGTTCGATCTGCTGTTCGTCAACGCCGGGATTCTGGGCCCGAGCCACCAGTCCGCTACGACCGCGACGGCTGAAGAGCTGGGCCAGCTGTTCCTGACCAACGTGGTGGCGCCGATTCGCCTGGCCGAGAAGCTGGTGGGTCAGCTGCGACCACAGACCGGGGTGCTGGCGTTCATGAGTTCGGGGCTGGGCAGCGTGGCCAATCCTGAGGGCAATAACCTGGCGCTGTACAAGGCCAGCAAGGCGGCGCTGAACTCGCTGACCAACAGCTTCGTCTGCGAATTGCCGGAGCCGCGCCCGACGGTGCTGTCACTGCACCCGGGCTGGGTGAAGACCGACATGGGCGGCGATGGCGCCATGGTCGAAGTGGTCGACAGCTGCCGCGGCCTGATCGAGCAGGTCGAGCGTCATGCCGGGCGCGGGGGTCACCATTTCGTCGACTACCAGGGCAACCCTATCGCCTGGTAA
- a CDS encoding copper chaperone PCu(A)C, whose product MSLKKIVLAAALLGTSLLANAHQYDAGELHIDHPWSREMPPVAPTAAAYFVVHNKGAQDDRLLSVETPVAGKAEIHEHAHVGGMMKMQQVQNVVIPAGGEVKFAPMGYHVMLFNLKQQAKSGERFPLTLTFEKAGQVQVDVAVQKDEPAAEGGHDHKGH is encoded by the coding sequence ATGTCACTGAAGAAAATCGTTCTAGCCGCTGCTTTGCTGGGCACCAGCCTGCTGGCCAACGCTCATCAGTACGATGCCGGCGAGTTGCATATCGATCATCCTTGGTCGCGGGAAATGCCGCCGGTGGCGCCGACCGCTGCCGCCTATTTCGTGGTGCACAACAAGGGCGCTCAGGATGATCGTCTGCTCTCGGTCGAGACGCCGGTAGCCGGCAAGGCGGAGATTCACGAGCATGCCCACGTGGGCGGCATGATGAAGATGCAGCAGGTTCAGAACGTGGTGATTCCCGCCGGTGGCGAAGTCAAATTCGCGCCCATGGGTTATCACGTGATGCTGTTCAACCTGAAGCAGCAGGCGAAGAGCGGGGAGCGTTTCCCGCTGACCCTGACCTTCGAGAAGGCTGGCCAGGTGCAGGTCGACGTGGCGGTGCAGAAGGATGAGCCGGCCGCCGAAGGCGGGCATGACCATAAGGGGCATTGA
- a CDS encoding calcium:proton antiporter, with translation MFNAIKQEYWLLLAVLAALIALPLENALLGHGQGVALIAAIALIGAIVCASLRVAHHAEQLAERVGDPYGTMILTLSAVLVEVVILAIMMSNEASPTLVRDTIYSAVMLDINGILGLAALMGGIKHGEQPYNDDSARSYSVMILTAMGISMVVPEFIPESDWKVYSVFTIGAMLVLYAVFLRMQVGPHSYFFSYSYPEKKNRGGDGHGAGESQVNVGWSVGVLVFGVVVIGVLAEVMSQALDVGLEGTGAPPVLTAIVVAGISAAPEILTALRAALANRMQSVVNIALGASLSTVILTVPVMEAMALYSGQPFQMAMTPVQTVMVFITLIVCAINLNDGETNAIEGMTHFVLFATFLMLAMLGL, from the coding sequence ATGTTCAATGCCATCAAGCAGGAATACTGGCTGCTGCTGGCCGTACTCGCCGCGCTCATCGCGCTGCCGTTGGAGAACGCGCTGTTGGGGCATGGCCAGGGTGTTGCCCTGATCGCTGCGATCGCGCTGATCGGTGCCATCGTCTGCGCGTCTCTGCGGGTCGCCCACCACGCCGAGCAACTGGCGGAACGGGTCGGCGATCCGTACGGCACCATGATCCTCACCCTGTCGGCGGTGCTGGTCGAGGTGGTGATTCTGGCGATCATGATGAGCAATGAAGCGTCGCCGACCCTGGTGCGCGACACCATCTATTCGGCTGTGATGCTCGACATCAACGGCATCCTCGGTCTGGCTGCGCTGATGGGGGGTATCAAGCACGGCGAGCAGCCTTACAACGACGACTCGGCACGCAGCTACAGCGTGATGATCCTCACCGCCATGGGCATTTCCATGGTAGTGCCCGAGTTCATTCCCGAGTCGGACTGGAAGGTGTACTCGGTGTTCACCATCGGCGCCATGCTGGTGCTCTACGCCGTGTTCCTGCGCATGCAGGTAGGCCCGCACAGTTACTTCTTCAGCTACAGCTACCCGGAGAAGAAAAATCGCGGCGGCGACGGCCACGGGGCCGGCGAGTCGCAGGTCAACGTCGGCTGGTCGGTGGGCGTGCTGGTGTTTGGCGTCGTGGTGATCGGCGTGCTCGCCGAGGTGATGTCCCAGGCCCTGGACGTAGGCCTCGAAGGTACCGGCGCACCACCGGTGCTGACCGCCATCGTGGTGGCGGGGATTTCCGCGGCGCCGGAAATTCTCACCGCCTTGCGGGCCGCGTTGGCCAACCGCATGCAGTCGGTAGTCAACATTGCCCTCGGTGCATCGCTGTCGACGGTGATTCTCACCGTGCCGGTGATGGAGGCCATGGCGTTGTACAGCGGCCAGCCGTTCCAGATGGCCATGACCCCCGTGCAGACGGTGATGGTGTTCATCACCCTGATCGTCTGCGCCATCAACCTCAACGATGGCGAAACCAACGCCATCGAGGGCATGACCCACTTCGTGCTATTCGCCACCTTTCTGATGCTGGCGATGCTCGGTCTGTAG
- a CDS encoding adenosine deaminase: protein MYDWLNALPKAELHLHLEGSLEPELLFALAERNRIALPWNDVEALRAAYAFNNLQEFLDLYYRGADVLRTEQDFYDLTWAYLLKCKAQNVVHTEPFFDPQTHTDRGIPFEVVLRGIKQALVDGEKRLGISHGLILAFLRHLPEEQAFQTLEQAMPFRDAFIGVGLDSSEKGFPPRLFERVFAKARSEGLHAVAHAGEEGPPEYIWEALDLLKIERIDHGVRAIEDERLMQRIIDEQIPLTVCPLSNTKLCVFEHMGQHNILDMLERGVKVTVNSDDPAYFGGYVTENFVALHEGLGMNEDQAKRLAQNSLDARLV from the coding sequence ATGTACGACTGGCTCAACGCCCTGCCCAAGGCCGAACTGCACCTGCATCTGGAAGGTTCCCTGGAGCCTGAGCTGCTGTTCGCCCTGGCCGAGCGCAACCGCATCGCCCTGCCCTGGAACGATGTCGAGGCGCTACGCGCGGCTTACGCCTTCAACAACCTGCAGGAGTTCCTCGATCTGTATTACCGCGGTGCCGACGTGCTGCGCACCGAGCAGGATTTCTACGACCTGACATGGGCCTACCTGCTCAAGTGCAAGGCACAGAACGTGGTACACACCGAGCCGTTCTTCGACCCGCAGACGCACACCGACCGCGGTATTCCCTTCGAGGTGGTGCTGCGCGGCATCAAGCAGGCGCTGGTCGATGGCGAGAAGCGACTGGGCATCAGCCATGGTCTGATCCTCGCTTTCCTGCGCCATTTGCCTGAAGAGCAAGCCTTCCAGACCTTGGAGCAAGCCATGCCGTTTCGTGATGCCTTCATCGGCGTCGGCCTGGACAGTTCGGAGAAAGGTTTCCCGCCGCGGCTGTTCGAGCGGGTGTTCGCCAAGGCCCGCAGTGAAGGCTTGCACGCGGTGGCGCACGCCGGCGAGGAAGGCCCGCCCGAGTACATCTGGGAAGCCCTGGATCTGCTCAAGATCGAACGCATCGACCACGGCGTGCGCGCCATCGAAGACGAGCGCCTGATGCAGCGCATCATCGACGAGCAGATCCCGCTGACCGTCTGCCCGCTGTCCAACACCAAACTCTGCGTGTTCGAGCACATGGGCCAGCACAACATCCTCGACATGCTCGAGCGTGGCGTGAAGGTCACGGTCAATTCCGACGACCCGGCCTACTTCGGCGGCTACGTCACCGAAAACTTCGTCGCCCTGCACGAGGGTCTGGGCATGAACGAAGACCAGGCCAAGCGCCTGGCGCAGAACAGCCTGGATGCCAGGCTGGTGTGA